One region of Drosophila teissieri strain GT53w chromosome 2L, Prin_Dtei_1.1, whole genome shotgun sequence genomic DNA includes:
- the LOC122611615 gene encoding uncharacterized protein LOC122611615 isoform X1, translating into MDRSLDSIGSCSLDVDADSSDISDTSGSLNFLTPLSVRDITREFTGNLQERSVPNLPHQPQHKSPAFVESRSTELEHMVLVPAIEECDREPSSNDFDEASTENSQEAPDKKPSYLNLACCVNGYSNLTTYDSKIRQDINKSREVSPIRPSTSSLQYCKRNHFLAIPTLHSMPSPESKCKPIEPNNNSNDSSGNFRSVSSHTNGNGSFIKQRVERLYGPGALAQGFYSPKKHGQSSYAAGRSERGQLEIDSPQGSELARKFKQLSPSKDYGEFRKKLQKKCSQSTTSRVDESLHSSLLSGDLDLPVFRHLSQEFRAQLPTVSPKRSAPRSSVAPEVLLENNESGTDPGPADEVDHESIKMAKLASEEYVSTSNIFVEAVVRDGNFFLKILKEEQTRLLALAALAEKYADALSTNPDITEDIFGLLRSASGKARLLVAQKMKQFEGLCHNNLNRSPEDKFPTTLDDLQGFWDMVYLQVEHVDSIFADIEQLKSNDWKIKAQSVTDKHDLDTVPSKATKSSKIGVQQVKTFGKPSSVRVNGSAAPPPNSAAALRREAQRKLLLEMKRQRREAMTAAAKLNPKDVDGDLPGIIGDSCAIPDVSNGS; encoded by the exons ATGGATCGCAGTCTGGACTCTATTGGTAGCTGTTCCCTCGATGTAGACGCAGATTCTTCCGACATATCAG ATACCAGTGGGAGCCTGAACTTCCTAACGCCGCTCTCAGTAAGGGACATCACACGCGAATTTACTGGCAACCTTCAGGAGCGCAGTGTTCCTAACTTGCCTCACCAACCTCAGCACAAATCCCCCGCCTTCGTCGAATCCAGGTCGACGGAGCTCGAGCACATGGTGCTGGTACCCGCAATTGAGGAGTGCGACCGAGAGCCGAGCTCCAATGATTTTGACGAGGCTTCTACAGAAAATTCACAAGAAGCTCCCGATAAGAAGCCGAGCTATTTAAACCTGGCTTGCTGCGTTAACGGTTATTCCAACCTGACCACGTACGACTCTAAGATTCGGCAGGATATAAACAAGTCACGTGAGGTTTCCCCGATTCGACCCTCCACCAGCAGTCTACAGTATTGTAAGCGCAACCACTTTCTAGCGATTCCAACTCTGCACAGCATGCCTTCTCCGGAAAGCAAGTGCAAACCCATCGAGcctaacaacaacagcaacgacaGTAGCGGAAATTTCCGTTCGGTTTCTAGTCATACCAATGGAAATGGCAGTTTCATCAAGCAACGGGTGGAGCGACTTTACGGACCGGGTGCATTAGCCCAGGGTTTCTACAGCCCCAAAAAGCACGGCCAGTCATCGTATGCAGCAGGGCGATCGGAAAGGGGACAGTTAGAGATCGATTCTCCGCAAGGCTCCGAACTGGCTCGGAAATTCAAGCAGCTCTCCCCCAGTAAAGACTATGGAGAGTTCCGAAAGAAACTTCAAAAAAAATGCTCTCAGAGTACCACGTCGCGGGTAGACGAGTCGTTGCACTCGTCACTGTTAAGCGGAGATCTTGACCTGCCCGTTTTTAGGCACCTCAGTCAAGAGTTTCGCGCCCAGTTGCCTACTGTGTCACCAAAAAGGAGTGCTCCTCGATCTAGCGTGGCTCCAGAGGTGCTGCTTGAAAATAACGAGTCAGGTACAGATCCTGGTCCCGCAGATGAAGTCGACCACGAGTCCATAAAAATGGCCAAACTAGCGTCAGAGGAATACGTCAGCACTtccaatatttttgttgaagCTGTTGTTAGGGATGGAaatttttttctaaaaatactAAAAGAGGAACAAACCCGTCTGTTGGCGCTAGCCGCTCTTGCTGAAAAATATGCAGACGCCTTGTCT ACGAATCCAGATATCACCGAGGATATATTTGGGCTATTACGATCAGCGTCGGGTAAGGCCCGTCTTTTGGTGGCGcagaaaatgaaacaattcGAGG GTCTTTGCCACAATAATCTGAATCGCTCACCGGAGGATAAGTTTCCAACTACTCTGGATGATTTACAAGGATTTTGGGATATGGTTTATTTGCAAGTAGAGCACGTGGATTCCATTTTTGCTGATATAGAGCAACTCAAAAGTAACGACTGGAAGATTAAAGCTCAGTCCGTGACTGACAAACACGATTTGGACACCGTACCAAGTAAGGCAACAAAATCTTCAAAAATCGGGGTACAGCAAGTGAAAACGTTCGGAAAGCCATCCAGCGTTCGTGTAAATGGATCGGCAGCTCCCCCACCTAACTCGGCAGCAGCATTAAGAAGGGAGGCCCAGAGAAAACTGCTTCTAGAGATGAAACGTCAGCGTCGCGAGGCTATGACCGCAGCGGCCAAATTAAATCCGAAAGATGTTGATGGTGACTTACCTGGAATAATTGGCGATAGTTGTGCTATTCCTGACGTAAGCAACGGAAGTTAA
- the LOC122611615 gene encoding uncharacterized protein LOC122611615 isoform X2, giving the protein MDRSLDSIGSCSLDVDADSSDISDTSGSLNFLTPLSVRDITREFTGNLQERSVPNLPHQPQHKSPAFVESRSTELEHMVLVPAIEECDREPSSNDFDEASTENSQEAPDKKPSYLNLACCVNGYSNLTTYDSKIRQDINKSPIPTLHSMPSPESKCKPIEPNNNSNDSSGNFRSVSSHTNGNGSFIKQRVERLYGPGALAQGFYSPKKHGQSSYAAGRSERGQLEIDSPQGSELARKFKQLSPSKDYGEFRKKLQKKCSQSTTSRVDESLHSSLLSGDLDLPVFRHLSQEFRAQLPTVSPKRSAPRSSVAPEVLLENNESGTDPGPADEVDHESIKMAKLASEEYVSTSNIFVEAVVRDGNFFLKILKEEQTRLLALAALAEKYADALSTNPDITEDIFGLLRSASGKARLLVAQKMKQFEGLCHNNLNRSPEDKFPTTLDDLQGFWDMVYLQVEHVDSIFADIEQLKSNDWKIKAQSVTDKHDLDTVPSKATKSSKIGVQQVKTFGKPSSVRVNGSAAPPPNSAAALRREAQRKLLLEMKRQRREAMTAAAKLNPKDVDGDLPGIIGDSCAIPDVSNGS; this is encoded by the exons ATGGATCGCAGTCTGGACTCTATTGGTAGCTGTTCCCTCGATGTAGACGCAGATTCTTCCGACATATCAG ATACCAGTGGGAGCCTGAACTTCCTAACGCCGCTCTCAGTAAGGGACATCACACGCGAATTTACTGGCAACCTTCAGGAGCGCAGTGTTCCTAACTTGCCTCACCAACCTCAGCACAAATCCCCCGCCTTCGTCGAATCCAGGTCGACGGAGCTCGAGCACATGGTGCTGGTACCCGCAATTGAGGAGTGCGACCGAGAGCCGAGCTCCAATGATTTTGACGAGGCTTCTACAGAAAATTCACAAGAAGCTCCCGATAAGAAGCCGAGCTATTTAAACCTGGCTTGCTGCGTTAACGGTTATTCCAACCTGACCACGTACGACTCTAAGATTCGGCAGGATATAAACAAGTCAC CGATTCCAACTCTGCACAGCATGCCTTCTCCGGAAAGCAAGTGCAAACCCATCGAGcctaacaacaacagcaacgacaGTAGCGGAAATTTCCGTTCGGTTTCTAGTCATACCAATGGAAATGGCAGTTTCATCAAGCAACGGGTGGAGCGACTTTACGGACCGGGTGCATTAGCCCAGGGTTTCTACAGCCCCAAAAAGCACGGCCAGTCATCGTATGCAGCAGGGCGATCGGAAAGGGGACAGTTAGAGATCGATTCTCCGCAAGGCTCCGAACTGGCTCGGAAATTCAAGCAGCTCTCCCCCAGTAAAGACTATGGAGAGTTCCGAAAGAAACTTCAAAAAAAATGCTCTCAGAGTACCACGTCGCGGGTAGACGAGTCGTTGCACTCGTCACTGTTAAGCGGAGATCTTGACCTGCCCGTTTTTAGGCACCTCAGTCAAGAGTTTCGCGCCCAGTTGCCTACTGTGTCACCAAAAAGGAGTGCTCCTCGATCTAGCGTGGCTCCAGAGGTGCTGCTTGAAAATAACGAGTCAGGTACAGATCCTGGTCCCGCAGATGAAGTCGACCACGAGTCCATAAAAATGGCCAAACTAGCGTCAGAGGAATACGTCAGCACTtccaatatttttgttgaagCTGTTGTTAGGGATGGAaatttttttctaaaaatactAAAAGAGGAACAAACCCGTCTGTTGGCGCTAGCCGCTCTTGCTGAAAAATATGCAGACGCCTTGTCT ACGAATCCAGATATCACCGAGGATATATTTGGGCTATTACGATCAGCGTCGGGTAAGGCCCGTCTTTTGGTGGCGcagaaaatgaaacaattcGAGG GTCTTTGCCACAATAATCTGAATCGCTCACCGGAGGATAAGTTTCCAACTACTCTGGATGATTTACAAGGATTTTGGGATATGGTTTATTTGCAAGTAGAGCACGTGGATTCCATTTTTGCTGATATAGAGCAACTCAAAAGTAACGACTGGAAGATTAAAGCTCAGTCCGTGACTGACAAACACGATTTGGACACCGTACCAAGTAAGGCAACAAAATCTTCAAAAATCGGGGTACAGCAAGTGAAAACGTTCGGAAAGCCATCCAGCGTTCGTGTAAATGGATCGGCAGCTCCCCCACCTAACTCGGCAGCAGCATTAAGAAGGGAGGCCCAGAGAAAACTGCTTCTAGAGATGAAACGTCAGCGTCGCGAGGCTATGACCGCAGCGGCCAAATTAAATCCGAAAGATGTTGATGGTGACTTACCTGGAATAATTGGCGATAGTTGTGCTATTCCTGACGTAAGCAACGGAAGTTAA
- the LOC122618382 gene encoding cytosolic non-specific dipeptidase, whose product MSEISSELQQLFAFVDGKKEDYIGALKTVVGIQSVSAWPEKRGEIDRMVEWTTDRLRSLGAETELADVGQQTLPNGQIIPLPKVLLGSLGKDPSKKTVLVYGHLDVQPALKEDGWDTNPFELTQVDGKLFGRGASDDKGPVLCWIHAIEAYQKLNITLPVNVKFVFEGMEESGSEGLDDLLLERKDNFLADVDFVCISDNYWLGKKRPCLTYGLRGLAYFQVEVECSSKDLHSGVFGGTVHEAMPDLCHLLSILVDKDTKILVPGVDRDVAPQIKNEQSIYENIDFEVAEYKKDIGVQQLPHNGDKTRLLQARWRYPSLSVHGIEGAFYEPGAKTVIPKKVIGKFSIRLVPNQDPKHIEECVVKYLNDKWAERGSPNKMKVTMLSAGKPWTEDPNHPHYEAAKRAIKHVFNVEPDMTREGGSIPVTLTLQEATGKNVILVPVGACDDGAHSQNEKIDIYNYIEGTKLLGAYLHEVGKL is encoded by the exons atGTCCGAGATATCAAGTGAACTCCAACAATTATTTGC CTTTGTGGACGGCAAAAAAGAAGATTACATCGGGGCCCTAAAAACTGTTGTGGGTATTCAGTCGGTTTCAGCTTGGCCCGAAAAGCGAGGCGAAATCGATCGCATGGTGGAATGGACCACGGATCGACTGAGGTCTCTGGGCGCTGAGACAGAGCTGGCAGATGTTGGTCAGCAGACTTTGCCGAACGGCCAGATAATACCACTACCAAAGGTTCTGCTTGGAAGTTTGGGCAAAGACCCCTCTAAGAAGACCGTTTTGGTTTACGGTCATTTGGATGTGCAGCCCGCCTTGAAGGAAGATGGATGGGACACCAATCCCTTTGAGCTTACACAGGTGGATGGTAAGCTGTTTGGACGCGGGGCATCCGACGACAAAGGACCAGTGCTGTGCTGGATCCACGCTATCGAAGCTTATCAGAAGCTCAACATTACACTGCCAGTAAACGTTAAATTCGTATTTGAGGGAATGGAGGAAAGCGGCAGCGAAGGCCTCGACGACTTGTTATTGGAACGTAAAGATAATTTCTTAGCGGatgttgattttgtttgcatttccgATAACTATTGGCTTGGAAAAAAACGTCCTTGCCTTACATATGGTCTTCGCGGTCTGGCATACTTTCAAGTGGAGGTGGAATGCTCCAGCAAAGACTTGCATAGTGGAGTTTTTGGAGGCACCGTTCACGAAGCAATGCCGGATCTGTGTCATTTGCTAAGCATACTTGTCGATAAGGATACGAAAATCCTAGTCCCTGGTGTGGATCGCGAC GTCGCACCACAAATCAAGAACGAGCAATCTATATATGAGAACATAGACTTTGAAGTTGCTGAGTACAA GAAAGACATTGGTGTTCAACAGCTGCCGCATAATGGCGATAAAACAAGGTTACTTCAAGCCAGGTGGCGTTATCCCAGTCTTTCTGTTCACGGAATTGAAGGTGCATTTTATGAGCCAGGCGCAAAAACTGTTATTCCGAAGAAGGTTATTGGCAAGTTTTCTATTCGTCTAGTCCCCAACCAAGATCCAAAGCACATTGAAGAGTGTGTCGTAAAATACCTTAATGATAAATGGGCCGAGCGCGGCTCGCCTAACAAAATGAAG GTTACTATGCTCTCAGCTGGTAAGCCCTGGACCGAGGACCCTAACCATCCTCATTATGAGGCTGCAAAAAGAGCCATTAAGCATGTTTTCAATGTAGAACCAGATATGACCCGCGAAGGGGGATCAATTCCAGTAACGTTAACATTGCAGGAAGCCACGGGTAAAAACGTTATCCTTGTGCCAGTAGGTGCATGTGACGACGGTGCCCACtctcaaaatgaaaaaattgatATTTACAACTATATTGAAGGC ACTAAACTTCTAGGCGCCTATCTGCACGAAGtgggaaaattataa